The following are from one region of the Planctomonas sp. JC2975 genome:
- the scpB gene encoding SMC-Scp complex subunit ScpB: MDERHDEEAPEVTESQTVDRDGTDPEVQDPVLPGANDGEAAFTLETPTGAPELVEKPVYDIPRAIEAVLMVADEPLPLVTLATAVGAPIAAVRQAIDGLVEDYDGEAGGPRRGFQLREVGGGWRLYVRDEYDRLVMDFVTEQAPAKLSQAALETLAVIAYRQPITRGAIASIRAVNVDSVVRTLLSRGLITELFADAETGAINYGTTDLLLQQLGINAVEELPLISPLLADGADGFDDDVR, translated from the coding sequence ATGGATGAACGACACGACGAGGAGGCACCGGAGGTGACGGAGTCGCAGACGGTCGACCGGGACGGGACGGATCCGGAGGTGCAGGATCCGGTGCTTCCGGGCGCAAACGACGGGGAAGCGGCCTTCACGCTGGAGACGCCGACAGGTGCGCCGGAGCTCGTCGAGAAGCCGGTGTACGACATCCCTCGGGCGATCGAGGCCGTGCTCATGGTCGCGGACGAGCCACTGCCCCTCGTCACATTGGCGACGGCCGTCGGCGCGCCGATCGCCGCAGTACGCCAGGCGATCGACGGCCTCGTCGAGGACTACGACGGAGAGGCCGGCGGACCCCGTCGCGGCTTCCAGTTGCGCGAGGTCGGCGGCGGATGGCGTCTGTACGTGCGAGACGAGTACGACCGCCTCGTGATGGACTTCGTCACCGAGCAGGCGCCGGCGAAGCTGTCGCAGGCCGCACTGGAGACCCTTGCGGTCATCGCGTACCGGCAGCCCATCACGCGCGGCGCCATCGCGTCGATCCGTGCGGTCAACGTGGATTCCGTGGTGCGAACGCTGCTGTCGCGCGGACTCATCACCGAGCTGTTCGCGGATGCCGAGACCGGCGCCATCAACTACGGCACCACCGACCTCCTCCTGCAGCAACTCGGCATCAACGCGGTGGAGGAGCTGCCGCTCATCTCACCGCTTCTCGCGGACGGAGCAGACGGGTTCGACGACGATGTGCGCTGA
- a CDS encoding pseudouridine synthase has translation MCAERINHQDTGRPEGERLQKVMAAAGVASRRVSEELIVQGRVRVNGTVVTELGRRIDPTSDLLEVDGSAVQLDATKRYVMLNKPTGVVSSMRDDRGRPDLRGFTDEYEERLFNVGRLDADTSGLLLLTNDGESANVLAHPSFGVTKTYIATVRGSVAPATLTKLTRGIELDDGPIAADKARLLQTSAGQSIVEVTLHSGRNRIVRRMLDAVGHPVVALVRRQFGPLHLGTLKSGATRDLTKIELGQVLTLARSKSERM, from the coding sequence ATGTGCGCTGAACGGATCAATCATCAGGACACCGGCCGGCCGGAGGGCGAGCGACTGCAGAAGGTCATGGCGGCCGCGGGTGTGGCATCCCGCCGTGTCAGCGAAGAGCTGATCGTTCAGGGCCGGGTTCGCGTGAACGGCACCGTCGTGACGGAGCTGGGGCGGCGGATCGACCCGACCTCCGACCTGCTCGAGGTCGACGGGTCGGCCGTGCAGCTGGATGCCACCAAGCGCTACGTGATGCTCAACAAGCCGACCGGTGTCGTGAGTTCGATGCGAGACGATCGCGGACGTCCGGACTTGCGGGGCTTCACGGACGAGTACGAGGAACGGCTCTTCAACGTGGGGCGCCTCGACGCGGACACCAGCGGACTTCTGCTGCTGACGAATGACGGGGAGAGCGCCAACGTGCTGGCTCATCCGTCGTTCGGGGTGACCAAGACCTACATCGCGACGGTGCGGGGGAGCGTGGCGCCCGCAACGCTCACGAAGCTCACGCGTGGCATCGAGCTCGACGACGGGCCGATCGCGGCGGACAAGGCCCGGTTGCTGCAGACATCCGCTGGGCAGAGCATCGTGGAGGTGACCCTGCACTCCGGCAGGAACCGCATCGTGCGGCGGATGCTCGACGCCGTCGGGCATCCCGTCGTCGCGTTGGTGCGCCGACAGTTCGGGCCCCTGCACCTGGGAACGCTGAAATCTGGTGCGACCCGGGACTTGACTAAAATCGAACTCGGCCAGGTGCTCACTCTTGCCAGGTCGAAATCGGAGCGAATGTGA
- a CDS encoding prephenate dehydrogenase, whose protein sequence is MNQNPAARIDGSVRVVGAGLLGASIGLGLRERGVDVILADASPATLDLAIDYGAGRAPRDDDDPVLIVVAVPPDATAPVVAAELAAFPNATVTDVASVKVAPLSDLEAAGADLARYVGSHPLAGRERGGPISARADLFVGRPWVVCPRPGMAQARINLIEQLILDLQATPVTLPADEHDAAVALVSHAPQVVSTLMAKRLATAPSSALALAGQGVRDVTRIASSDPELWVQILAANSPAVVEILRAYRDDLDAALIALGDVSAPGARRTIAGDLAAGNAGVAGLPGKHGQDRRYASVIVMVDDKAGELGRLFSELGEIGVNIEDLRLEHSPGAQIGLAEIAVLPEVKTRTIDDLSARGWRIAG, encoded by the coding sequence GTGAATCAGAACCCTGCCGCGCGCATCGACGGCAGTGTGCGCGTCGTGGGGGCCGGCCTCCTGGGGGCATCGATCGGGCTCGGGCTGCGGGAGCGCGGCGTCGACGTGATCCTCGCGGATGCCTCGCCCGCGACCCTCGACCTGGCCATCGATTACGGTGCAGGCCGTGCTCCGCGCGATGACGACGACCCCGTGCTCATCGTGGTGGCGGTGCCGCCGGATGCCACGGCGCCGGTCGTCGCCGCCGAGCTCGCCGCGTTTCCGAACGCGACGGTCACCGACGTCGCGAGCGTCAAGGTGGCGCCGCTGTCGGACCTCGAGGCCGCTGGCGCCGACCTCGCGCGGTACGTCGGATCGCATCCGCTCGCGGGACGGGAGCGCGGCGGTCCGATCTCGGCGCGCGCCGACCTCTTCGTCGGCAGACCCTGGGTGGTGTGCCCGCGTCCGGGCATGGCGCAGGCACGGATCAACCTGATCGAGCAGCTCATCCTCGACCTTCAGGCCACGCCGGTGACCCTGCCTGCCGACGAGCACGACGCCGCCGTCGCTCTCGTGTCCCACGCGCCGCAAGTGGTGTCGACGCTGATGGCGAAGAGGCTGGCGACCGCACCGTCATCCGCTCTCGCCCTGGCCGGTCAAGGCGTTCGCGACGTGACGCGCATTGCGTCCAGCGACCCTGAACTGTGGGTGCAGATCCTTGCGGCTAACTCGCCGGCGGTCGTCGAGATCCTGCGCGCCTACCGGGACGACCTGGACGCAGCGCTCATCGCGCTCGGTGACGTGTCGGCTCCTGGCGCACGCCGCACCATCGCCGGCGATCTGGCGGCCGGCAACGCGGGAGTCGCCGGGCTGCCGGGAAAGCACGGCCAGGATCGGCGCTATGCCAGCGTGATCGTCATGGTCGACGACAAGGCGGGCGAACTGGGACGACTGTTCTCCGAGCTCGGCGAGATCGGTGTGAACATCGAAGACCTGCGGCTCGAGCATTCGCCCGGCGCTCAGATCGGACTCGCGGAGATCGCCGTGCTGCCGGAAGTGAAGACGCGCACCATCGACGACCTGTCGGCGCGAGGCTGGAGGATCGCCGGATGA
- the cmk gene encoding (d)CMP kinase, translated as MSPEHNASPVPFVVAVDGPAGSGKSSVSKAAAAKLGFAFLDTGAAYRALTWFATQRGIDVAEADAVVASIADFDYRIDTEPGRLRVFVGETDVTTEIRNPEVSARVSAVARIPEVRLRLNELFRGILSGTDHDGIVAEGRDITTVVAPEAPARILLTASPEVRAARRAGELDGHSAADVAAQLHARDRADLQVVDFMSAAEGVTTVDSTDLNFDETVDAVIDVIKSARASGTGAAPSRGGTDV; from the coding sequence ATGAGCCCTGAGCACAACGCATCTCCTGTCCCGTTCGTCGTCGCCGTCGACGGCCCGGCAGGCAGCGGGAAGTCCAGCGTGAGCAAGGCAGCTGCTGCGAAGCTCGGCTTCGCCTTCCTCGACACGGGAGCCGCCTACCGCGCGCTCACCTGGTTCGCGACGCAGCGCGGCATCGACGTGGCCGAAGCGGATGCCGTGGTTGCCTCGATCGCGGACTTCGACTACCGCATCGACACGGAGCCCGGGCGTCTGCGCGTGTTCGTCGGCGAGACGGATGTGACGACGGAGATCCGGAATCCCGAGGTGTCAGCCCGGGTGAGCGCCGTGGCGCGCATCCCCGAGGTGCGGCTGCGGCTGAACGAGCTCTTCCGCGGGATCCTGTCCGGTACGGATCACGACGGGATCGTGGCCGAGGGCCGCGACATCACGACGGTCGTCGCGCCGGAAGCGCCGGCGCGCATCCTGCTGACCGCGTCCCCCGAGGTGCGCGCGGCACGTCGTGCCGGGGAACTCGACGGGCACTCGGCTGCCGACGTGGCGGCGCAACTGCACGCCCGCGACCGCGCCGACCTGCAGGTGGTCGACTTCATGTCCGCCGCCGAAGGCGTGACCACGGTGGACTCCACCGACCTGAACTTCGATGAAACCGTCGACGCAGTGATCGACGTGATCAAGTCCGCGCGTGCCTCTGGCACCGGCGCGGCACCGTCCCGAGGAGGAACGGATGTCTGA
- the der gene encoding ribosome biogenesis GTPase Der, whose translation MSDPRPPEENDDFDATPDDLADRLANVDEVLAHQRATALRAGLDEYELDDSDLDVLDAVTENPDEIHYLPALPVVAIVGRPNVGKSALVNRILGRREAVVEDTPGVTRDRVSYQAEWNAKRFTVVDTGGWEPDAKGIDASVAAQAEVAIDLADAVMFVVDSNVGATSTDEHVVRLLRKSKKPVFLVANKVDDARQEPQATELWNLGLGEPHPVSALHGRGVADLLDDLLKVLPEESAYAQREIGGPRRVAIVGRPNVGKSSLLNKAAGEERVVVNDLAGTTRDPVDEQIELGGRVWRFVDTAGIRRRVHLQQGADFYASLRTSTALEKAEVAVVVLDVSEPISEQDVRIIDLVLESGRALVLAYNKWDLLDDDRRRYLEREIEQDLAHVSWAPRVNISARTGRHLEKLVPALETALESWDTRIPTGKFNAFLAELTAAHPHPVRGGKQPRILFGTQASSRPPTFVLFTTGFLDPGYRRYIQRRLREIYGFEGSPIVLNMRVREKRRR comes from the coding sequence ATGTCTGACCCCCGACCGCCAGAAGAGAACGACGATTTCGACGCGACGCCGGACGATCTCGCCGACCGTCTCGCGAACGTCGACGAGGTGCTGGCGCACCAGCGTGCCACGGCGCTGCGAGCCGGTCTCGACGAGTACGAGCTCGACGACTCCGACCTCGACGTGCTGGATGCCGTCACGGAGAATCCGGACGAGATCCACTACCTGCCCGCGCTGCCGGTCGTGGCCATCGTCGGCCGACCGAACGTCGGCAAGTCCGCGCTGGTGAACCGCATCCTCGGCCGCCGCGAGGCCGTCGTCGAGGACACCCCGGGCGTGACGCGCGACCGCGTCTCGTACCAGGCGGAGTGGAACGCCAAGCGGTTCACCGTGGTGGACACCGGCGGGTGGGAGCCGGATGCGAAGGGCATCGACGCATCCGTCGCTGCGCAGGCCGAGGTCGCGATCGATCTGGCCGACGCCGTGATGTTCGTCGTGGATTCGAACGTGGGCGCGACCTCCACCGACGAGCACGTCGTGCGTCTGCTGCGCAAGTCGAAGAAGCCGGTCTTCCTCGTCGCGAACAAGGTGGACGACGCGCGGCAGGAGCCGCAGGCGACCGAGCTGTGGAACCTCGGACTGGGGGAACCGCATCCGGTCAGCGCCCTGCACGGCCGTGGCGTCGCAGACCTTCTGGATGACCTGTTGAAAGTGCTGCCAGAGGAGTCGGCGTACGCGCAGCGCGAGATCGGCGGACCCCGTCGTGTCGCGATCGTCGGACGTCCGAACGTCGGCAAGTCCAGCCTCTTGAACAAGGCGGCCGGCGAGGAGCGCGTGGTCGTCAACGACCTCGCGGGCACCACCCGCGACCCGGTCGACGAGCAGATCGAGCTCGGCGGCCGCGTGTGGCGGTTCGTGGACACGGCCGGCATCCGTCGTCGCGTCCACCTTCAGCAGGGCGCGGACTTCTACGCGTCGCTGCGCACGTCGACCGCGCTGGAGAAGGCCGAGGTCGCCGTCGTCGTGCTCGACGTTTCCGAGCCGATCAGTGAGCAGGATGTGCGGATCATCGACCTCGTGCTGGAGAGCGGGCGCGCTCTCGTGCTGGCCTACAACAAGTGGGATCTGCTCGACGACGATCGTCGTCGCTATCTGGAGCGCGAGATCGAGCAGGATCTTGCCCACGTGTCGTGGGCACCGCGCGTGAACATCTCGGCGCGCACCGGACGTCACCTGGAGAAACTCGTGCCGGCGCTCGAGACAGCGCTCGAGTCGTGGGACACGCGCATCCCGACGGGCAAGTTCAACGCGTTCCTCGCCGAGCTGACGGCTGCGCACCCGCACCCGGTACGTGGCGGAAAGCAGCCGCGCATCCTGTTCGGGACCCAGGCGTCGAGCCGTCCTCCGACATTCGTGCTGTTCACGACCGGATTCCTCGACCCCGGCTACCGCAGGTACATCCAGCGTCGCCTGCGCGAGATCTACGGCTTCGAAGGAAGCCCGATCGTGCTCAATATGCGTGTGCGGGAGAAACGTCGCCGTTAA
- a CDS encoding DUF2252 domain-containing protein produces the protein MTAEGRLRFDHEAIHSADDLIEAGKAARGDVPRSAHAEYVPSKDRDPIRILRAQHEHRVHDLIPLRLERMSANPFAFYRGSAAIQAADLRDAPRTGVDVTICGDAHIANFGIYASPERALTFDLNDFDESAYGPWEWDVKRFVGSVVIAARQRGFKESKVQTAALEAAASYRISLRQITQLGVLERYYIRADVHRGQRAASSQKVLDHAIDAASRRTSARVVRKITERAADGTVSIIENPPVLTHVPEATERTVLEIAREYVNTLPSDIAVLLSQYVATDAVRRVVGVGSVGTRCYIVVLTGPAGESLVLQVKEATESVAVEFGGATAPRAPIIDTRADRDDHGHRVVANQRVLQSVSDPFLGWVRKDGHAFYVRQFRDQNVSIDTETLDFRPFTDYVDACGTVLARAHAQSPNAPFISGYLGEGTQFDSAIAEWASAYADQAVEDYHALRKAMRKGEI, from the coding sequence ATGACCGCCGAAGGCCGCCTTCGCTTCGACCACGAGGCGATCCACAGCGCCGACGACCTCATCGAGGCGGGCAAGGCGGCACGAGGTGACGTGCCGCGATCCGCGCACGCCGAGTACGTCCCCTCGAAAGATCGCGATCCGATCCGCATCCTGCGCGCACAGCACGAGCATCGCGTGCACGACCTGATCCCTCTGCGGTTGGAGCGGATGTCCGCCAACCCGTTCGCGTTCTACCGCGGATCCGCGGCGATCCAGGCCGCCGACCTGCGAGACGCACCGCGTACCGGCGTCGACGTCACGATCTGCGGCGATGCGCACATCGCCAACTTCGGGATCTACGCCTCGCCGGAGAGAGCCCTCACCTTCGATCTCAACGACTTCGACGAATCCGCGTACGGACCGTGGGAGTGGGACGTGAAGCGGTTCGTCGGCAGTGTGGTCATAGCCGCACGACAGCGCGGATTCAAAGAGTCCAAGGTGCAGACCGCAGCGCTCGAGGCCGCGGCCAGCTACCGCATCTCGCTCCGGCAGATCACGCAGCTCGGCGTGCTCGAGCGGTACTACATCCGCGCGGACGTGCACAGGGGTCAACGTGCTGCGAGTTCGCAGAAGGTGCTCGACCATGCCATCGACGCGGCATCCCGGCGCACCTCGGCGCGTGTGGTGCGCAAGATCACCGAGCGAGCTGCCGATGGCACCGTCTCCATCATCGAGAACCCGCCCGTTCTGACCCACGTTCCCGAGGCCACGGAGCGCACGGTGCTGGAGATCGCGCGCGAGTACGTGAACACGCTGCCCTCCGACATAGCCGTGCTGCTCTCCCAGTACGTGGCGACCGATGCCGTGCGGCGCGTCGTCGGCGTCGGCAGCGTCGGCACGCGCTGCTACATCGTCGTGCTCACCGGCCCGGCCGGTGAGTCGCTCGTACTGCAGGTGAAGGAAGCGACCGAGTCCGTCGCGGTCGAATTCGGCGGAGCCACCGCGCCCCGCGCGCCGATCATCGACACGCGCGCCGATCGTGACGATCACGGGCATCGCGTCGTCGCCAACCAGCGGGTGCTGCAGTCGGTGAGCGACCCCTTCCTCGGTTGGGTACGCAAGGACGGCCATGCGTTCTACGTGCGGCAGTTCCGCGACCAGAACGTCTCCATCGACACCGAGACCCTCGACTTCCGGCCGTTCACCGACTATGTGGATGCCTGCGGCACCGTGCTCGCGCGCGCTCATGCGCAATCACCAAACGCACCCTTCATCTCCGGATACCTCGGCGAAGGCACGCAGTTCGACTCCGCCATCGCGGAGTGGGCATCCGCATACGCCGACCAGGCCGTCGAGGACTACCACGCACTCCGCAAAGCCATGCGGAAGGGTGAGATCTAG
- a CDS encoding pyrimidine dimer DNA glycosylase/endonuclease V has product MRLWSLHPRYLDAAGLVACWRESLLAQKALSGATTGYRHHPQLDRFRAHERAIATYLHGLAEEADARAYRFDRTRIVGSPDAGLRLPVTAGQLAYERDHLLAKLRARSPEHAARLENDLDVRPHPLFSVIGGGIEPWERTIDHHGPGSTTDHARPASASSPRSHHDHEERP; this is encoded by the coding sequence ATGCGCCTGTGGAGCCTGCACCCGCGGTACCTCGACGCCGCGGGACTCGTGGCGTGCTGGCGCGAATCGCTGCTTGCGCAGAAGGCCCTCTCCGGCGCGACGACGGGCTACCGGCATCATCCGCAGCTGGACCGGTTCCGTGCGCACGAGCGCGCCATCGCCACCTATCTGCACGGGCTCGCTGAAGAAGCGGATGCCCGCGCTTACCGCTTCGACCGCACCCGCATCGTCGGATCGCCCGATGCCGGCCTGCGTCTTCCGGTCACCGCCGGTCAGCTCGCCTACGAACGGGATCATCTGCTCGCGAAGCTCCGCGCCCGGTCTCCAGAACATGCCGCACGGCTGGAGAACGACCTGGACGTGCGTCCGCATCCGCTGTTCTCGGTGATCGGTGGCGGTATCGAGCCATGGGAGCGGACAATCGATCACCACGGACCGGGGAGCACCACGGACCACGCCCGACCGGCATCCGCGTCGAGTCCCCGTTCTCACCACGACCATGAGGAGCGCCCATGA
- a CDS encoding GNAT family N-acetyltransferase: protein MQTSERDDATAEIRVVPVAEVPWADVRAVFGVRGDPATCWCQWFKLSGTGWRDADAGACESALREQTEHGPGPGLVAYLDDEPVGWVAVEPRPAYPRLRTTRVVAKGSTESQDDPSVWSVTCFVVRVGFRRRGIGAALLRAAVAHAEASGARVLEGYPVDPTEKKASAAALYHGALSPFLAEGFEIVSRPETGRAVVRLAF from the coding sequence ATGCAGACCAGCGAGCGCGACGACGCGACCGCCGAGATTCGCGTCGTTCCCGTCGCCGAGGTGCCATGGGCAGATGTGCGCGCGGTGTTCGGCGTGCGCGGCGACCCGGCGACCTGCTGGTGCCAGTGGTTCAAGCTGTCCGGCACGGGGTGGCGCGATGCGGATGCCGGAGCCTGCGAATCCGCACTCCGCGAGCAGACCGAGCACGGTCCTGGCCCTGGGCTGGTGGCCTACCTGGACGATGAGCCTGTCGGCTGGGTCGCCGTCGAGCCGCGCCCCGCCTATCCTCGCCTGCGCACGACGCGGGTGGTCGCGAAAGGCAGCACGGAATCCCAGGACGATCCCAGTGTCTGGTCGGTGACCTGCTTCGTCGTGCGGGTCGGCTTCCGGCGGCGCGGAATCGGCGCAGCACTGCTGCGTGCGGCCGTTGCACACGCCGAGGCCTCTGGGGCGCGTGTCCTCGAGGGGTATCCCGTCGACCCGACCGAGAAGAAGGCTTCCGCGGCGGCCCTGTACCACGGAGCGCTCTCCCCGTTCCTCGCCGAAGGATTCGAGATCGTGTCCCGGCCCGAGACAGGACGCGCCGTCGTGCGCCTCGCCTTCTGA
- a CDS encoding DUF3375 domain-containing protein, which translates to MSNTRAEAAYLRSLAAFRTPTLDLLHRRYAPFVVAVLSIVFTVDRPTVAVSDAHAEVGEILDELRAAGYDEDERMLPTGSAREICRYWVKVGWLMPQIEGDVEVYRLTAHAVGALEITGRTGGGRSRVSNSRVRTLLDAVERLAVDAEADPEVRLKRLVEERDALDAEIARLAASGESDPVDDEQLLEEAENVLHLARELPADFSRVAESIKAMQRDVVADLRRDVRPTGEVLREYLERGQHVMQSTPEGRAFAGALRLLGDPERIDDLTEQLHTVLAQPFARLMDAQQRGELDAIGRRVELGVQDVLTAQRRASHVISGQVSTHDPVRDRQVDELLRDVMSGLQAWTNGPSLQAPVEPVRSLPMATMGHLRQSLGDIRPPAAPAPLSGLDEEADFLDADTRAWGGPRYAELEEYVAGLGDEFDLGDAFEGAQDDTRRPVDLLGLLEIAHRNGMSEGDEVSVVEALRPDGTRRRFAFGSVTARAAKEADDD; encoded by the coding sequence ATGTCGAACACCCGCGCCGAGGCCGCCTACCTGCGCTCCCTGGCCGCGTTCCGGACGCCGACGCTCGACCTCCTCCATCGTCGCTACGCGCCCTTCGTCGTGGCCGTGCTGTCGATCGTGTTCACCGTCGACCGACCGACCGTTGCGGTGTCGGATGCGCACGCCGAGGTCGGCGAGATCCTCGACGAGCTGCGGGCGGCTGGGTACGACGAGGACGAGCGGATGCTGCCCACCGGCTCGGCCCGCGAGATCTGTCGATACTGGGTGAAGGTCGGCTGGCTCATGCCGCAGATCGAGGGGGACGTCGAGGTCTACCGTCTGACGGCCCATGCCGTCGGGGCGCTGGAGATCACCGGGCGCACTGGTGGCGGACGCAGTCGCGTGTCGAACTCGCGCGTGCGTACGCTGCTCGACGCCGTGGAGCGACTGGCCGTCGATGCCGAGGCGGATCCCGAGGTGCGCCTGAAGCGGCTCGTCGAGGAGCGGGACGCGTTGGACGCCGAGATCGCGCGGCTCGCCGCGAGCGGCGAATCGGACCCCGTCGACGACGAGCAGCTGCTGGAAGAGGCGGAGAACGTGCTGCACCTGGCCCGCGAGCTTCCGGCCGACTTCTCCAGGGTCGCGGAGTCCATCAAGGCGATGCAGCGCGATGTCGTCGCGGATCTGCGTCGGGACGTGCGTCCGACCGGCGAGGTGCTGCGCGAGTATCTGGAGCGCGGGCAGCATGTGATGCAGTCCACCCCCGAGGGACGCGCCTTCGCGGGCGCGCTGCGTCTGCTCGGAGATCCGGAACGAATCGACGACCTCACGGAGCAACTGCACACCGTGCTCGCCCAGCCGTTCGCGCGCCTCATGGATGCGCAGCAGCGCGGGGAGCTCGATGCGATCGGCCGGCGGGTGGAGCTGGGTGTGCAGGACGTGCTGACGGCGCAACGGCGCGCCTCCCATGTCATCAGCGGCCAGGTGAGCACGCACGATCCGGTACGCGATCGTCAGGTCGACGAGCTTCTGCGGGACGTCATGTCTGGGTTGCAGGCGTGGACGAACGGCCCGTCGCTCCAGGCACCCGTCGAACCGGTGCGGAGCCTGCCGATGGCGACGATGGGGCACTTGAGGCAATCGCTGGGCGACATCCGTCCGCCTGCCGCTCCGGCCCCGCTTTCCGGGCTCGACGAGGAGGCCGACTTCCTTGATGCCGACACGCGCGCGTGGGGCGGGCCGCGGTACGCAGAGCTCGAGGAATATGTGGCGGGTCTCGGCGACGAGTTCGATCTGGGAGACGCGTTCGAGGGCGCGCAGGATGACACGCGGCGCCCCGTGGACCTGCTGGGGCTGCTCGAGATCGCACACCGCAACGGGATGAGCGAGGGTGACGAGGTCTCGGTCGTGGAGGCGTTGCGTCCCGACGGGACGAGAAGGCGCTTCGCGTTCGGATCCGTGACAGCTCGCGCCGCGAAGGAGGCAGATGATGACTGA
- a CDS encoding DUF4194 domain-containing protein has translation MMTESASTDDDREATSAHIEDVVSTGTEADTPTTSEDDGEAGDRDEPFIAPVAMEDDPDELFAGDRGVLDPEVRRVLVQVLRRRFLFAERNRDEWKVLLDHQPTIESRLNDLFVRLVIDHDRGIAYKQQVRSDELDAPILLKDVPYSRAETLVLVHLRTVYQRESAAGEASARVDIEDVEQTVLSYFAEADGDTARRQRTIRGAMARLAKDGIVDEETVGRYRISPLIEIVLSAEKLRELRDWLRAQAAGIDPEAVETPRTESARVEAAGMQATGMETAGMETAGSDTGVVESVEAEWADEERGDAEVAEEMAL, from the coding sequence ATGATGACTGAGTCCGCATCGACGGACGACGATCGCGAGGCGACCTCGGCACATATCGAGGACGTCGTGTCGACGGGCACCGAAGCCGATACGCCGACGACGTCGGAGGACGACGGCGAGGCCGGCGACCGTGACGAGCCGTTCATCGCTCCGGTCGCCATGGAGGACGACCCGGACGAGCTGTTCGCCGGGGACCGCGGGGTGCTCGACCCCGAGGTGCGTCGCGTGCTCGTGCAGGTGCTGCGGCGCCGGTTCCTGTTCGCCGAGCGCAACCGCGACGAGTGGAAGGTGCTTCTCGACCATCAGCCGACCATCGAGTCGCGACTCAACGACCTGTTCGTGCGGCTCGTCATCGACCACGACAGGGGGATCGCCTACAAGCAGCAGGTGCGTTCCGACGAGCTCGACGCGCCGATCCTGCTCAAGGACGTGCCGTACTCACGCGCCGAGACGCTCGTGCTCGTGCACTTGCGGACCGTGTACCAGCGCGAGTCGGCCGCGGGCGAGGCGTCGGCGCGCGTCGACATAGAGGACGTCGAGCAGACAGTCCTGAGCTACTTCGCGGAAGCGGACGGCGACACGGCGCGGCGGCAGCGGACCATCCGCGGCGCCATGGCGCGACTGGCCAAGGACGGGATCGTCGACGAGGAGACGGTCGGGCGGTACCGGATCAGCCCGCTCATCGAGATCGTGCTGAGTGCCGAGAAGCTTCGCGAGCTGCGCGACTGGCTGCGTGCGCAAGCGGCGGGCATCGATCCCGAGGCGGTCGAGACCCCGAGAACGGAGTCGGCACGGGTCGAGGCGGCAGGCATGCAGGCGACGGGCATGGAGACGGCGGGCATGGAGACGGCCGGTTCCGACACGGGCGTTGTCGAGTCCGTCGAAGCAGAGTGGGCCGACGAGGAGCGTGGAGACGCCGAGGTCGCGGAGGAGATGGCACTGTGA